A single window of Methanofastidiosum sp. DNA harbors:
- a CDS encoding NAD(P)/FAD-dependent oxidoreductase, with product MKKKIVIVGAGPAGLFSAYKLSETNKFDIIVLDRGRDVDSRKCPLERTGECDNCNPCNVLYGTGGSGCLSDGILNLRPDIGGDLEALTGKADKAISLVNEVDLIFLEHGAPEKLFTGETEMIEDLQRKAEASGIKFIQIPQRHIGSDYTPVVINSIKKYLEKKGIKFVSLADVNKIEKVKQGYTTTYMQKNTSHKIDSDYVIAAPGRAGSSFLMSQIQELGIKVEHQPIDIGVRVEVSKVVMKPVIEVNRDPKFHIYSKTYDDFVRTFCTNHEGYVMKEQYDGYVGVNGHSMRDIKSQNSNFAFLSRVTLTSPVEDTTSYGISIAKIATVLGGGKPLIQRFGDLRRGRRSTPERIRRSNIKPTLLSATPGDIAMALPYRIVTNLIESLERLDNVLPGVGSDSTLLYAPEIKFYGIRVKVDSSMETNLPNLFVAGDGVGLSRDIVNSAATGILAAEGILKKESKS from the coding sequence ATGAAGAAAAAAATCGTTATCGTTGGAGCTGGCCCAGCGGGTCTTTTTTCTGCTTACAAGCTTTCTGAAACTAATAAATTTGATATTATTGTCTTGGATAGAGGCAGGGATGTCGATAGCAGAAAATGTCCACTTGAACGTACAGGCGAGTGCGATAACTGTAATCCCTGTAATGTATTATATGGAACTGGCGGTTCTGGTTGCCTCTCAGATGGGATACTAAATCTAAGGCCCGATATAGGTGGAGATTTAGAAGCCCTAACTGGAAAAGCTGACAAAGCAATAAGTTTAGTGAACGAAGTTGATTTAATTTTCTTAGAGCACGGGGCACCAGAAAAGCTTTTCACCGGCGAAACAGAAATGATTGAGGATTTACAAAGAAAAGCCGAGGCCTCAGGAATTAAGTTTATTCAGATTCCTCAAAGACACATAGGGAGCGACTACACCCCTGTAGTAATAAACTCAATCAAAAAATATCTCGAAAAAAAAGGGATAAAATTTGTATCCCTTGCCGATGTTAACAAAATAGAAAAAGTAAAACAAGGATACACCACTACCTATATGCAAAAAAATACTTCGCATAAAATTGATTCTGATTATGTCATTGCGGCTCCAGGAAGAGCGGGCTCCAGCTTTTTGATGTCACAAATCCAGGAACTTGGAATCAAAGTAGAACATCAACCAATTGATATTGGAGTAAGGGTCGAAGTATCCAAAGTTGTAATGAAACCTGTAATTGAAGTCAATAGAGATCCAAAGTTTCATATCTATTCTAAGACTTATGATGATTTTGTAAGAACTTTTTGTACAAATCATGAGGGGTATGTGATGAAGGAGCAGTATGATGGATATGTAGGGGTAAATGGACATTCAATGAGGGATATTAAATCCCAGAACAGTAACTTCGCTTTTCTTTCAAGGGTCACACTAACCTCTCCTGTTGAAGATACAACGTCATATGGCATATCCATTGCAAAGATTGCCACGGTTCTTGGAGGTGGAAAACCTCTCATACAGAGATTTGGGGACTTAAGAAGAGGCAGAAGGTCAACACCTGAAAGAATTAGAAGAAGCAACATAAAACCTACACTTCTTTCAGCAACACCAGGGGACATAGCTATGGCATTACCTTATAGAATAGTCACAAATTTAATTGAATCACTTGAAAGGCTGGATAACGTACTCCCGGGCGTGGGCAGTGACTCAACACTTCTATACGCTCCAGAAATTAAATTCTATGGGATAAGAGTAAAAGTAGATTCATCAATGGAAACTAATTTACCAAATCTTTTCGTTGCTGGCGATGGGGTTGGGCTTTCAAGGGATATAGTCAATTCGGCGGCTACTGGGATTCTTGCAGCAGAAGGGATATTAAAAAAGGAGAGTAAATCTTGA
- the rrp42 gene encoding exosome complex protein Rrp42: protein MSSVLSDIKKEYMISLLKNGKREDGRGLNDMRDLKVELGIVNKAEGSCFVQIGDTKVIAGVKCETGAPFPDTPNQGVFTTNAELIPMASPDFEAGPPREDAIELARIVDRGIRESGAIDFQKLVIKEGELVRVLFVDIHIMDYNGNLFDAAGIAAIGALYNTKMAVLDEEGKKTEELMPLPMKKIPVPCTYAKIADSILYDPSMEEESVMDSRITATTEDSGRISAMQKGDVGSFKKEEILDIVRRSKVRGDEVRSLLKEKFSEMR, encoded by the coding sequence ATGAGTAGTGTTCTTTCAGATATTAAGAAGGAGTATATGATAAGCCTCTTGAAGAACGGCAAGCGTGAGGATGGAAGAGGCCTTAACGACATGAGAGATTTAAAGGTCGAACTTGGGATTGTAAACAAGGCCGAAGGTTCATGCTTTGTTCAAATTGGAGACACAAAAGTAATTGCCGGAGTAAAGTGTGAGACCGGAGCACCATTTCCCGACACACCCAACCAAGGAGTTTTTACAACTAATGCAGAATTAATTCCAATGGCATCTCCTGACTTTGAGGCAGGCCCACCAAGAGAAGATGCTATAGAACTTGCGAGAATAGTTGACAGAGGCATCAGGGAATCAGGCGCCATTGACTTTCAAAAATTAGTCATTAAAGAAGGAGAGCTTGTCAGAGTCTTGTTTGTTGATATCCATATAATGGATTACAACGGAAACCTATTTGACGCAGCTGGAATTGCAGCAATAGGGGCTCTTTACAATACTAAAATGGCAGTATTAGATGAAGAAGGAAAGAAAACAGAAGAACTAATGCCTCTACCAATGAAGAAAATCCCTGTACCTTGTACATATGCAAAAATAGCAGATTCAATCTTATATGATCCTTCAATGGAAGAGGAAAGTGTAATGGATTCAAGAATTACTGCTACAACTGAAGACAGTGGAAGAATATCCGCAATGCAGAAAGGTGACGTAGGAAGCTTTAAAAAAGAGGAGATTTTAGACATCGTCAGACGATCAAAGGTAAGGGGCGACGAAGTTAGGTCCCTTCTAAAAGAAAAATTCTCTGAAATGAGGTGA
- a CDS encoding adenosine-specific kinase produces MMEMNVIDIKKDDGVEFIVGQGNFSIYTVDDLARTLLTCVSGIKVGVAMNEAKPKLTRVAGNDEHLKELAANAALKIGAGHIFVIMMRGAFPINVLNNIKGHPSVCALYGASENPFQVIVAKTNLGSSVIGVVDGTSAEKIEDKYEKKERRDLLEKIGYKVE; encoded by the coding sequence ATTATGGAAATGAATGTTATTGACATAAAGAAGGATGATGGTGTTGAGTTTATAGTTGGGCAGGGAAACTTTTCTATATACACTGTAGATGATCTTGCAAGGACTCTTCTGACCTGTGTTTCAGGAATTAAAGTTGGTGTTGCAATGAATGAAGCAAAACCAAAACTTACAAGAGTTGCAGGAAACGATGAACACCTAAAAGAGCTTGCCGCTAATGCCGCTTTAAAAATCGGGGCGGGGCATATATTTGTAATAATGATGCGGGGCGCTTTCCCCATTAATGTCTTGAACAACATAAAAGGACATCCTTCTGTTTGTGCTTTGTATGGTGCAAGTGAAAATCCTTTCCAAGTAATTGTAGCAAAAACAAATCTGGGAAGTTCTGTTATAGGCGTCGTTGACGGGACTTCTGCTGAGAAGATTGAAGATAAATATGAAAAGAAAGAACGAAGAGATCTTTTAGAAAAAATAGGATACAAGGTAGAATGA
- a CDS encoding 50S ribosomal protein L37ae codes for MAVSNKSSSAGRFGPRYGRKIRVKISNIEAQMKQKHKCPQCGRKSVKRINTAIWQCSKCETTFAGGTYLPDTPVGRVSQKAAVK; via the coding sequence ATGGCAGTTTCAAATAAATCAAGTAGTGCAGGTCGATTTGGGCCTAGATACGGTAGAAAAATTAGAGTTAAAATTTCTAACATTGAAGCTCAGATGAAACAGAAACATAAATGTCCACAATGTGGAAGAAAATCTGTAAAAAGGATAAACACTGCAATATGGCAATGCTCAAAATGTGAGACTACATTTGCCGGAGGCACATATCTACCAGATACGCCTGTGGGAAGAGTTTCACAGAAGGCAGCTGTAAAGTAG
- the rrp4 gene encoding exosome complex RNA-binding protein Rrp4: MEFLVKDRSIVTPGMAIAKGPFRYEYGVDKFEDTIISSVLGIVYIENDGVKVVPLEGKYMPKRGDDVIGTVVSINPLSWDLDINAPYMANLHVQDALRYVKDTSNLERIFKVGDVIYANIRDVGESSDIVLQSKERPYGKMKWGRVVNIHATRVPRVIGKKGSMIKLLKQMTKCEIMVGQNGNIWIKGERQMEDIVERAILKIDREAHIPGLTDRIKKILETELSR, from the coding sequence TTGGAATTTTTAGTTAAGGATAGATCGATTGTTACGCCAGGTATGGCTATTGCAAAAGGGCCTTTTAGATATGAATATGGGGTTGATAAATTTGAGGATACAATAATATCCTCTGTTTTAGGAATAGTCTATATTGAAAATGACGGCGTTAAGGTAGTTCCACTTGAAGGCAAATATATGCCAAAAAGGGGCGATGATGTAATTGGGACAGTTGTAAGCATAAATCCTCTAAGTTGGGATTTGGATATAAATGCCCCTTACATGGCCAATCTTCATGTCCAGGATGCTTTGAGGTATGTCAAGGACACTTCAAATCTTGAGAGGATATTCAAAGTAGGCGATGTAATCTATGCAAATATTAGAGATGTCGGGGAATCTTCGGACATTGTTTTACAGTCTAAGGAAAGACCTTACGGCAAAATGAAATGGGGGAGAGTTGTAAATATTCATGCCACAAGGGTTCCCAGAGTAATTGGTAAAAAAGGATCTATGATTAAGTTATTGAAGCAAATGACCAAATGCGAGATTATGGTCGGTCAGAATGGCAACATATGGATTAAGGGCGAGAGGCAAATGGAAGATATTGTCGAGAGAGCCATTCTTAAAATTGATAGGGAAGCTCATATACCAGGGCTAACAGACAGAATAAAAAAAATACTTGAAACTGAATTATCAAGATAA
- a CDS encoding HAD-IIA family hydrolase has translation MKDIQYIFMDIDGVLYRGNHTINGAREFIDYLIQEEIKFICVTNNSAKTPADYSKRLKSMGIKIGENEIINSGVATVEFLKETFLKEKDNLSAYVVGGEGLVSLIENSGIRLDDKNPDLVVVGWDTNFTYEKMKKSSLAIQRGAIYIGTNPDLTYPSHEGILPGCGAILASITAASGVEPIIIGKPKTLIMEMAAKRISAKKEKSLMIGDRIDTDILAGRNFGIQTAIVLSGVADKSEVSKSHIKPDYVFEDMMDLYLNLKKSRKVQK, from the coding sequence TTGAAAGACATCCAGTATATATTCATGGATATTGATGGCGTCCTCTACAGAGGCAATCACACGATTAATGGAGCAAGAGAATTTATCGATTATTTAATTCAAGAAGAAATTAAATTTATATGTGTCACTAACAATTCTGCCAAAACACCTGCTGACTATTCAAAAAGACTGAAAAGTATGGGAATAAAAATTGGAGAAAATGAAATAATAAACTCCGGCGTTGCTACGGTAGAATTCCTAAAAGAAACATTTCTCAAAGAAAAGGATAATCTAAGTGCATATGTAGTTGGGGGCGAAGGTTTAGTATCGCTCATTGAAAATTCTGGAATAAGACTAGATGATAAAAATCCTGATCTTGTAGTTGTTGGGTGGGATACCAATTTCACCTATGAAAAGATGAAGAAATCATCACTTGCAATCCAGAGGGGTGCAATATATATAGGTACAAACCCAGATTTGACATACCCTTCACATGAAGGTATATTACCTGGCTGTGGTGCAATTTTAGCATCAATAACGGCCGCCAGCGGAGTTGAGCCTATAATAATCGGAAAACCAAAAACTTTAATCATGGAAATGGCGGCCAAAAGGATTTCAGCAAAAAAAGAAAAAAGCTTGATGATTGGGGATAGAATTGACACAGATATTTTGGCCGGAAGAAACTTTGGAATTCAAACTGCAATCGTATTAAGTGGGGTTGCTGACAAATCAGAAGTATCAAAGTCTCATATAAAGCCAGATTATGTCTTTGAAGATATGATGGATTTATACCTTAATTTAAAAAAATCTAGAAAGGTGCAAAAATGA
- the rrp41 gene encoding exosome complex exonuclease Rrp41, whose amino-acid sequence MEKDIKFFTNGKRIDGRAVDELRNIKIEVGVFKRADGSSYIEWGGNKIYCAVYGPREAYPRFLQKSDRAILKCRYNMASFAVEERKRPGPSRRGVEIGKVTQGALEPALLLENFPKCMVEVNIEVIQADAGTRCAGITAASVALANAGIPMKELVPACAAGKVDDKIVLDLCKEEDNYGQADLPLALLPRRNEFSLLQMDGDLSEEQLEEALDLGRKGCLEVYEIQKEALKKKYVTEDVANE is encoded by the coding sequence ATGGAGAAAGACATAAAGTTCTTTACTAATGGCAAGAGAATCGACGGAAGAGCCGTTGATGAATTGAGAAACATAAAGATAGAAGTTGGAGTTTTTAAAAGAGCAGATGGCTCATCTTATATTGAATGGGGCGGAAATAAGATTTATTGTGCCGTTTATGGTCCAAGAGAAGCTTACCCCAGATTTCTTCAAAAATCAGACAGGGCCATATTAAAGTGCAGATACAACATGGCTTCTTTCGCAGTTGAAGAGAGAAAAAGGCCCGGCCCAAGCAGAAGGGGAGTAGAAATAGGTAAAGTAACACAAGGAGCATTAGAGCCTGCTTTGTTATTAGAAAATTTCCCAAAATGCATGGTTGAGGTTAATATTGAAGTTATCCAAGCAGATGCTGGAACAAGATGTGCAGGAATAACTGCTGCATCAGTAGCACTTGCCAACGCAGGGATACCTATGAAAGAATTGGTGCCCGCATGCGCAGCTGGAAAAGTTGATGATAAGATTGTTTTGGACCTCTGTAAAGAAGAGGATAACTATGGTCAAGCAGATTTACCATTGGCACTTCTTCCAAGAAGAAACGAGTTCAGTCTTTTACAGATGGACGGAGACCTATCCGAAGAACAGCTTGAAGAGGCTTTAGACCTCGGTAGGAAAGGATGTCTTGAAGTATATGAAATTCAAAAGGAAGCACTAAAGAAAAAATATGTAACGGAGGATGTGGCAAATGAGTAG
- a CDS encoding DNA-directed RNA polymerase subunit P, producing MYKCIECKRVLTPTELDDIRGIKCPYCGNRIFIKMRPELAKTVQAR from the coding sequence TTGTATAAATGTATTGAATGTAAAAGAGTACTCACCCCTACAGAACTTGATGATATAAGGGGGATTAAATGCCCCTACTGTGGCAACAGGATATTCATCAAGATGAGGCCAGAATTGGCAAAGACAGTGCAAGCACGTTAA
- a CDS encoding ACT domain-containing protein, with the protein MPDKKSIAEIVREYIGAHPSIMDCLKYGIINYSALSRMIMDEYKIDNMVAVLIASRRYAEELQKEKKYLEKKIKLILKKSRINIKTKVATVTLKPGWHVFLKLEPVLKKTLSEGYLINIIQGSQGITLILLEDYLEEVTDLIGKENVLRISKDLVEISVKSPEDIGDTPGVVSYLSSNLSSVGINVIETMSCFMDTIFVVDEKDMVLAFEALNRCID; encoded by the coding sequence GTGCCAGACAAAAAAAGCATAGCGGAAATAGTTAGGGAATATATAGGTGCACACCCATCTATAATGGACTGTCTAAAGTATGGGATAATCAACTATTCTGCTCTTTCAAGAATGATAATGGACGAATACAAAATAGATAACATGGTTGCTGTACTTATAGCATCAAGAAGATATGCTGAAGAACTGCAGAAAGAAAAAAAGTATCTTGAGAAAAAAATAAAGCTAATTCTAAAAAAAAGCAGGATCAATATAAAGACGAAAGTTGCAACTGTGACATTGAAGCCCGGATGGCATGTTTTCTTGAAACTTGAACCCGTTCTAAAGAAGACACTTTCTGAAGGGTATCTAATTAATATTATTCAAGGCTCCCAAGGTATAACCTTAATCTTACTTGAAGACTATCTTGAGGAGGTTACAGATCTTATAGGAAAAGAAAATGTATTGAGGATTTCAAAAGATCTAGTTGAAATATCTGTTAAGAGTCCCGAGGACATTGGAGATACGCCAGGAGTTGTGTCTTACCTCTCCTCAAATCTTTCCTCTGTCGGGATAAACGTTATTGAAACTATGAGCTGTTTTATGGATACTATATTTGTCGTCGATGAGAAGGATATGGTGCTTGCTTTTGAGGCTCTCAATAGGTGTATAGACTAA
- a CDS encoding Rpp14/Pop5 family protein, with protein MSIKNPKTLREKTRYVSFIIEGGKDFKREDLVKAIWNSAIDFLGEFGASEIGLWVKEYDDSNKCGIIESNIKSLHKAIFILSLTKSVGKEKVNILPLCVSGTIKGLEKNIKSNVN; from the coding sequence ATGTCCATAAAAAACCCAAAGACTCTCAGAGAAAAGACAAGATATGTCAGTTTTATAATTGAGGGAGGGAAAGACTTTAAAAGAGAGGACCTAGTTAAGGCTATCTGGAATTCAGCCATTGATTTTTTAGGAGAGTTTGGCGCTTCTGAAATAGGTCTTTGGGTCAAGGAATATGACGATAGTAATAAGTGTGGCATAATAGAAAGCAATATAAAATCATTACACAAAGCTATATTTATACTATCACTTACTAAATCTGTAGGTAAAGAAAAAGTTAATATACTGCCTCTTTGTGTATCAGGGACTATAAAGGGGTTAGAAAAAAATATCAAGTCTAATGTTAATTAG
- the psmA gene encoding archaeal proteasome endopeptidase complex subunit alpha encodes MAFVPPASGYDRAITVFSPDGSLYQVQYAGEAVRRGATAIGIKCNEGVVLCVDKRIPSRLVEPESFEKIFQIDDHLAAATSGIIADARILVDRSRIEAQIHTLSYDEKMSVMMLAKKIGDLKQMHTQYGGLRPFGASLILAGINSEGPQIFVTEPSGAYLEWKATAIGAGRSVAMEIFEKEYSPEISIEDAIILALRALKKSIEGDLSKSNVEMAVISMEDKRFQKMDEEKLNLYIEKVKAIKEEEDKE; translated from the coding sequence ATGGCATTTGTTCCACCCGCATCTGGATATGACCGGGCAATTACCGTTTTTAGTCCAGATGGAAGTTTGTATCAGGTTCAATACGCTGGCGAGGCTGTAAGAAGGGGAGCCACCGCTATAGGTATTAAATGTAACGAAGGAGTCGTACTTTGTGTCGACAAGAGAATCCCTTCAAGGCTTGTTGAACCAGAATCATTTGAGAAGATATTTCAAATCGACGATCATCTTGCTGCAGCGACATCAGGAATAATAGCAGACGCAAGGATACTCGTAGATAGATCAAGAATCGAAGCACAGATTCATACATTGAGCTACGATGAAAAGATGTCTGTCATGATGTTGGCAAAGAAAATTGGAGACTTAAAGCAGATGCACACACAGTATGGCGGATTAAGGCCATTTGGTGCTTCTTTGATTCTTGCAGGTATCAATTCAGAAGGGCCTCAGATATTTGTTACTGAGCCTTCAGGAGCTTACCTTGAGTGGAAAGCAACAGCCATAGGCGCTGGAAGATCCGTTGCAATGGAGATATTCGAAAAGGAATATTCCCCTGAAATATCAATTGAAGATGCAATTATACTTGCTTTGAGAGCCCTTAAAAAATCAATTGAGGGAGATTTAAGCAAGAGTAATGTCGAAATGGCTGTAATAAGCATGGAAGATAAGAGATTTCAGAAAATGGACGAAGAGAAATTAAATCTCTATATAGAGAAAGTTAAAGCGATTAAGGAAGAGGAGGATAAGGAGTAG
- a CDS encoding carboxypeptidase-like regulatory domain-containing protein — protein MLGRYSRIVILSIFILVLMAPSTWGATNKNFLLIISSVNGAPIEDAEIRMSLQSDANYQRSGNSNSRGELLFENIAEGTYSVTIVKSGFVTVLENVDIAPIDSKTFYLRHSGFKIISGQVYKDSNDNKIFETGEIGIANATVKATNVTTNETFSVNTDENGQFRIEIPDAQNYKVIVSYSTSEYEVPNTVTPIDTVDYSITVPLIIKGEVYGKVTTDEGNPLFGIQVFLKGTSVTYTSTDLGGFFRFSVKPGTYFVEVEFMDYEKYTTEPFNLLQEEQKEVTVVLSKQKGTLTYEIKTEDGMALSEVDAEIIRTGSGVSVEKLTKANGTMQLPPGVYTLKADAKGYGPAEVNFEITKAGITKVLTLKQANGGIKVSLKDLQGNPISGVSVLVDGQQKGSSDNSGIVVISDLLPKEYQVTASSTLYGKVTQVVKVEGETEKEINLILTSNILIQALPIIVIAVFFIIIALLKMNMKRIGLPKKTFERPPMQEAPPQVYSQKVEQRQDLVEEPKQAPIKKSKLKTKRPLKGLPKKPSKDKGNP, from the coding sequence ATGCTAGGAAGATACTCGAGGATTGTCATATTATCAATATTCATATTGGTACTCATGGCACCATCAACTTGGGGCGCTACTAACAAAAATTTTCTCCTTATTATTTCTAGTGTAAATGGGGCCCCAATTGAAGATGCGGAAATCAGAATGTCATTACAATCTGATGCAAACTATCAAAGATCAGGAAACTCAAATTCAAGAGGGGAACTCCTTTTTGAAAATATAGCTGAAGGAACCTACTCAGTTACTATTGTAAAAAGTGGATTTGTCACTGTGCTTGAAAACGTAGATATAGCTCCAATCGACTCAAAGACTTTTTATCTGAGGCATTCTGGGTTTAAAATAATTTCCGGGCAAGTTTACAAAGATTCAAATGACAACAAGATATTTGAGACAGGGGAAATTGGAATAGCCAATGCGACTGTGAAAGCCACAAACGTAACTACAAACGAAACATTTTCTGTTAATACAGATGAAAACGGACAATTTAGGATTGAAATCCCTGATGCACAAAACTATAAAGTCATAGTTTCTTATTCAACCTCGGAGTATGAAGTACCGAATACTGTAACCCCTATAGATACTGTTGATTATTCAATAACTGTTCCTCTAATCATAAAAGGAGAGGTATATGGCAAGGTAACAACAGACGAGGGCAATCCATTGTTTGGCATACAAGTTTTTCTTAAAGGAACAAGTGTAACTTATACTTCTACCGATTTAGGGGGATTCTTTAGATTCTCAGTTAAACCAGGAACTTATTTTGTAGAAGTTGAGTTCATGGATTATGAGAAATATACAACTGAACCTTTCAATCTTTTGCAAGAAGAACAAAAAGAAGTTACAGTTGTATTGTCAAAACAAAAAGGCACACTCACTTATGAAATAAAAACAGAAGACGGCATGGCTTTGTCTGAAGTTGACGCAGAGATAATAAGAACAGGAAGCGGTGTATCAGTTGAAAAGCTTACTAAGGCTAATGGAACAATGCAGCTTCCTCCTGGAGTTTATACTCTAAAAGCCGATGCAAAAGGATATGGACCCGCTGAAGTTAATTTTGAGATTACTAAAGCAGGAATTACAAAGGTACTGACATTAAAACAAGCAAACGGTGGAATAAAAGTTTCACTAAAGGACTTACAGGGCAATCCAATAAGTGGAGTTTCTGTTCTTGTAGATGGACAGCAAAAAGGTAGTTCTGATAATTCAGGTATTGTAGTAATATCGGATCTCCTCCCAAAAGAATATCAAGTTACGGCCTCTTCGACTCTTTACGGAAAAGTAACACAGGTAGTTAAAGTTGAAGGAGAAACTGAAAAAGAAATAAATTTAATCTTGACATCAAATATCCTAATCCAAGCATTACCTATTATAGTAATTGCCGTATTTTTCATTATCATAGCTTTGTTAAAGATGAACATGAAACGCATTGGTCTTCCGAAAAAGACATTTGAAAGACCACCAATGCAAGAAGCGCCACCTCAAGTGTATTCTCAGAAAGTTGAACAAAGGCAAGATTTAGTAGAAGAACCAAAGCAGGCGCCAATCAAAAAATCAAAGCTTAAGACAAAAAGACCGCTCAAAGGACTTCCAAAAAAACCTTCAAAAGATAAAGGAAATCCATAA
- a CDS encoding ribosome assembly factor SBDS → MISLDDAVTAKYKYQGEHFEILVDPKKAQEFKGGNEVEDFLATNFIFKDADKGDKASPDSLKKAFGTDNVNEISKIILKKGEIHLTTDQRRVMMENKRAQIISYISRHAINPQTRHPHPPQRIENALEEARVQIDMYKKTEDQIKQIIHVLAPIIPIKIENRRIGVKVPAEHAPKTMGFAKNLGTIIKEEWGRDGSWMFVIEIPAGLQDDLFSKLNSATKGNVETKIMDK, encoded by the coding sequence TTGATATCTCTAGATGATGCAGTTACTGCAAAATATAAGTACCAAGGGGAACATTTTGAGATTTTAGTCGATCCCAAAAAAGCCCAAGAATTTAAGGGGGGAAATGAAGTAGAAGATTTCCTCGCTACAAATTTTATTTTTAAAGATGCCGATAAAGGAGATAAAGCATCTCCTGACTCGCTTAAAAAGGCATTTGGTACAGATAATGTTAATGAGATTTCAAAAATTATTCTTAAGAAAGGAGAAATACACCTTACTACCGATCAGAGAAGGGTGATGATGGAAAACAAGAGAGCCCAAATTATTTCCTATATTTCAAGACATGCTATAAATCCCCAGACACGCCACCCACATCCGCCACAAAGAATTGAAAATGCCTTAGAAGAAGCAAGAGTCCAAATAGACATGTACAAAAAAACTGAAGATCAGATTAAGCAGATAATTCATGTATTGGCCCCAATAATACCTATTAAGATTGAAAACAGAAGAATTGGAGTTAAAGTGCCTGCGGAGCATGCACCTAAAACCATGGGATTTGCAAAAAATCTTGGTACTATTATTAAAGAAGAATGGGGAAGAGATGGCTCTTGGATGTTTGTAATTGAAATACCTGCTGGATTACAGGATGACCTTTTTAGTAAGTTGAACAGCGCTACAAAAGGAAACGTTGAGACAAAGATAATGGATAAATGA
- a CDS encoding flavin reductase family protein: MKTKIENLKGLRLLNPGPLVLITSKYQGKSNIVTAAWTSPVSHSPPLISISLSTKKLSHILIGNSKEFTVNIPSIELIDKVLLCGSESGRNVDKFKAYKLKEVKGKKVVSPSIKECFAFLECKVIDSFLCGDHYLFIGEIVHCEIEKDYYNDCIDVEKVKFINHLGGPCFTYPEKIVEKKRE; encoded by the coding sequence ATGAAAACCAAAATAGAAAATCTAAAAGGTCTAAGGCTATTAAATCCTGGGCCTCTTGTTTTGATCACATCAAAGTACCAAGGCAAGTCCAATATCGTTACTGCAGCGTGGACAAGCCCTGTTTCACATTCACCGCCACTTATCTCAATATCCCTCTCAACAAAGAAACTATCCCATATTCTTATTGGAAATTCTAAAGAATTTACAGTTAATATCCCTTCAATTGAACTTATAGACAAGGTTTTATTGTGTGGTTCTGAGAGTGGGCGGAATGTTGATAAATTTAAGGCATATAAACTTAAAGAAGTTAAAGGTAAAAAGGTAGTTTCCCCTTCAATTAAAGAGTGCTTTGCTTTTCTTGAGTGTAAGGTCATTGACTCCTTCTTATGCGGTGACCACTATCTCTTTATTGGCGAGATAGTCCATTGTGAAATTGAAAAGGATTATTACAATGATTGCATTGATGTTGAAAAGGTAAAATTCATTAATCATCTTGGAGGCCCTTGTTTTACCTATCCTGAAAAAATAGTTGAAAAGAAAAGAGAATAG